One region of Polynucleobacter sp. MWH-Aus1W21 genomic DNA includes:
- the folK gene encoding 2-amino-4-hydroxy-6-hydroxymethyldihydropteridine diphosphokinase → MARAYIGFGGNIGDTRQLITDAIVCLALRSELQILAKSCFYQSAPVEATGGDYINAVIEVETELTPYGLLHVCQTIEQEFGRERPYANAPRTLDLDILSFEGVTQNETELMLPHPKIIERSFVLLPLLEIAPEIFLPQWGELKTYLPNVAHQRIEKLPCRNCNCGEKDVYSQSAH, encoded by the coding sequence ATGGCACGGGCATATATCGGATTTGGCGGCAATATTGGTGACACGCGTCAGCTTATTACTGATGCCATTGTTTGCTTAGCATTACGTTCTGAACTCCAAATTCTGGCAAAAAGCTGCTTTTATCAAAGCGCGCCCGTTGAAGCTACTGGTGGCGATTACATCAACGCCGTTATTGAAGTCGAAACCGAATTAACTCCATACGGTCTGTTGCATGTTTGCCAAACAATTGAACAAGAGTTCGGACGTGAGCGCCCTTATGCAAATGCTCCTCGTACCCTTGATCTCGACATCCTCTCATTTGAAGGGGTGACTCAAAATGAAACCGAGCTCATGCTTCCTCATCCCAAAATCATTGAGCGTTCATTTGTACTCCTCCCCCTCCTGGAAATAGCACCCGAAATCTTCTTGCCACAGTGGGGCGAGCTCAAGACCTATTTACCGAATGTTGCCCACCAAAGAATTGAAAAACTCCCCTGCAGGAACTGTAATTGCGGGGAAAAAGATGTTTATAGCCAATCGGCGCATTAA
- the pcnB gene encoding polynucleotide adenylyltransferase PcnB, whose translation MITKFIKRILRRDPMVKHTHASNTGVPKRIPKKSHRIDPHLLSKNAVKVTHTLQQAGYEAFIVGGAVRDLALGISPKDFDVATNATPDQVQRLFRKARLIGRRFQIVHVTFFGKGHPEIIEVSTFRALLDNAGDHVAESGRILRDNVWGSQGEDAARRDFTINAMYYDPSSETVLDYHGGMADMQKKTLRMIGDPAKRYREDPVRMLRAVRFAAKTGFELDNATRAPIEKLGKLLNDVPSARLFDEILKLLMSGYSWRAIQGLKEAGLHHGLLPLLDHILDDGEDSKGANDFVKLALANTDERIQSGKSVSAGFLFATLLWPDLLKNWKTNSSKGMANIPALHDAMDDTIATQSCGMTIQRRFESDMREIWSMQPRFERRVGRYPFRLIESPRFRAGYDFMLLRCATGELNPAIGQWWTDFIAADPTGQDELMASVKNESGNSPGPAKRRRRRKPKSAIPPEGAAS comes from the coding sequence ATGATCACTAAATTTATCAAACGTATTTTGCGGCGTGACCCGATGGTCAAGCACACACACGCAAGCAATACCGGTGTGCCAAAACGCATCCCAAAAAAATCACATCGCATTGACCCACACTTACTCTCCAAAAATGCAGTCAAGGTAACTCATACTTTGCAACAGGCAGGTTACGAGGCATTTATTGTTGGCGGCGCTGTACGTGATCTTGCTCTTGGAATTAGCCCCAAAGATTTTGACGTTGCTACTAATGCGACACCAGACCAAGTGCAGAGGCTATTTCGCAAAGCCCGTCTTATTGGGCGTCGCTTTCAGATTGTGCATGTGACTTTTTTTGGCAAGGGCCACCCAGAAATCATTGAAGTATCAACCTTCAGAGCCTTACTGGATAACGCTGGAGACCATGTCGCAGAAAGTGGTCGCATTCTGCGCGACAACGTCTGGGGATCGCAGGGCGAAGATGCAGCGAGACGTGATTTCACTATTAATGCCATGTATTACGATCCATCCTCCGAAACCGTACTCGACTATCACGGCGGTATGGCGGACATGCAAAAGAAAACTTTACGCATGATTGGTGACCCAGCCAAACGTTATCGCGAAGATCCAGTGCGCATGCTCAGAGCAGTTCGATTCGCTGCCAAGACAGGCTTTGAACTGGATAATGCTACGCGCGCACCAATTGAAAAACTTGGCAAGCTACTAAATGATGTTCCTTCTGCTCGACTGTTTGATGAAATTCTTAAACTCTTAATGTCAGGCTACTCTTGGCGAGCAATTCAAGGTTTAAAAGAAGCAGGACTCCATCATGGACTGCTACCTTTGCTCGATCACATTCTGGATGATGGTGAGGATTCCAAAGGTGCCAATGATTTTGTAAAGCTTGCTTTGGCGAATACGGATGAACGCATTCAATCAGGCAAAAGTGTTTCAGCTGGCTTTTTATTTGCCACCTTGCTTTGGCCTGATCTATTGAAAAACTGGAAGACCAACTCGAGCAAAGGCATGGCCAACATTCCAGCCCTTCATGATGCTATGGATGACACGATCGCCACCCAAAGTTGCGGTATGACCATTCAAAGACGCTTTGAAAGCGATATGCGTGAGATTTGGTCAATGCAGCCGCGCTTTGAGAGACGCGTAGGCCGCTACCCCTTCCGCCTAATCGAATCCCCTCGATTTAGAGCGGGTTATGACTTTATGTTGCTTCGCTGCGCCACCGGGGAACTCAATCCAGCCATTGGTCAATGGTGGACAGACTTCATTGCGGCTGATCCTACCGGGCAAGACGAGCTCATGGCCAGCGTCAAAAATGAGTCTGGCAACAGTCCAGGTCCGGCCAAAAGACGGCGTCGCAGAAAGCCAAAATCTGCCATCCCTCCAGAGGGTGCAGCGAGCTAA
- the panB gene encoding 3-methyl-2-oxobutanoate hydroxymethyltransferase gives MGYLQGDKPITITKLLAMHAEGEKISMLTAYDSTMSALLNRCGVETILIGDSLGNVIQGHSSTTPVTVEQVAYHTECVARANAHAFVIADLPFASYGDPVQALDSAAILMRAGADMVKLEGGGEWQVDVIRYLVERSVPVCAHLGLLPQSVHVLGGYKVQGKSKDAASVMLEQALACQEAGAQMVVLEAIPSSLGEKITAELDIPTIGIGAGPDCSGQVLVLQDMLGISPGKPPKFVKNFMDGHHSVEAAIKAYVREVKSGKFPGPEHGFAG, from the coding sequence ATGGGTTACTTACAAGGCGATAAGCCAATCACAATTACCAAGCTCCTCGCAATGCATGCTGAGGGTGAAAAAATTTCTATGCTCACCGCATATGATTCAACCATGTCTGCACTACTGAATCGTTGTGGAGTTGAAACTATTCTGATTGGTGACTCATTAGGCAACGTCATTCAAGGGCACTCCAGCACAACGCCGGTTACCGTAGAACAAGTTGCGTATCACACCGAGTGCGTAGCCCGCGCCAATGCTCATGCTTTTGTTATTGCTGACCTTCCTTTCGCAAGCTATGGAGATCCAGTACAGGCTCTAGATTCAGCAGCAATCTTGATGCGTGCTGGCGCAGATATGGTCAAGTTGGAAGGCGGGGGCGAGTGGCAAGTAGATGTGATTCGTTACTTGGTAGAGCGCAGTGTTCCCGTTTGCGCACACTTGGGCCTATTGCCACAATCTGTACACGTCTTAGGCGGCTATAAGGTGCAAGGCAAATCTAAGGATGCTGCCAGCGTTATGCTCGAACAAGCGCTTGCTTGTCAGGAAGCTGGCGCGCAAATGGTTGTGCTCGAAGCAATTCCCTCATCGCTAGGCGAAAAAATTACTGCCGAACTAGATATTCCAACGATTGGCATTGGTGCTGGCCCAGATTGCTCTGGCCAGGTCTTGGTGCTTCAGGATATGTTGGGCATTAGTCCGGGTAAGCCACCTAAGTTTGTCAAAAACTTTATGGATGGCCACCACTCTGTAGAGGCGGCCATTAAAGCTTACGTACGAGAAGTGAAGTC